In the genome of Spirochaetia bacterium, one region contains:
- the fusA gene encoding elongation factor G: MSNLADMRNIGISAHIDSGKTTLTERILYYCNKIHAIHEVRGKDGVGATMDSMELEKERGITIASAATNVMWKNHEINIIDTPGHVDFTIEVERSLRVLDGAILVLCSVAGVQSQSITVDRQMKRYHVPRIAFVNKCDRTGANPYRVKQQLIDKLGLNAVLLQIPIGLEDKLQGVVDLITMKALYFDADPDGIHQREAEIPAELLDEAKEKREEMLDVISMVDDDLMEAMLEENVTNDLIVKAIRKATIALKLCPVLIGSAYKNKGIPPLMDAVNAYLPNPTEVTNKALDLDKNEEEVVLKSDDTLPAVVLAFKLEDGQYGQLTYIRIYQGKVKKGDELYNTRSRKKFKVGRLIRMHANTMEDLQEAGCGEIAALFGIDCASGDTFCSPELNYSMSSMFVPKPVISLSITPKDKKAADNMAKALNRFTKEDPTFRTYVDPESNQTIIQGMGELHLDVYIERMKREYNAEVTPGKPEVAYREAISQRADFNYTHKKQTGGSGQYARVAGYIEPLPAPAEGEEVKDYEFVDEVKGGAIPTEYIPSCDKGFQLALKRGTQVGFPIVNVRAVVNDGAWHPVDSSDMAFQTAALGAFREAFEKAKPVILEPIMHVEIQGPSEFQGNIFGAINQRRGMIISSTEDDNVNCTVEAEVPLSEMFGFSTVLRSLTQGKAEFTMELAKYGKVPASISDELKLAYQKKRREEQK, encoded by the coding sequence ATGAGCAACCTGGCAGACATGAGAAACATAGGTATCAGCGCCCATATCGATTCGGGAAAGACAACTCTTACCGAACGTATCCTTTATTATTGCAATAAAATTCATGCAATTCACGAAGTCCGTGGCAAGGATGGTGTCGGAGCTACCATGGATAGTATGGAATTGGAAAAGGAACGTGGCATTACCATTGCATCTGCTGCAACCAACGTAATGTGGAAAAACCATGAAATCAATATTATCGACACTCCGGGACACGTTGACTTTACGATTGAGGTTGAAAGGTCCCTTCGAGTCCTTGATGGAGCAATCCTTGTCCTTTGTTCTGTAGCTGGTGTCCAGTCACAGTCAATTACCGTTGACCGCCAGATGAAGCGTTATCATGTTCCTCGGATTGCATTCGTAAACAAGTGTGATAGAACGGGAGCCAACCCCTATCGTGTAAAGCAGCAGTTGATTGACAAACTTGGTCTCAATGCAGTACTTCTGCAGATTCCTATTGGTTTGGAAGACAAGTTGCAGGGTGTGGTTGACCTGATAACCATGAAGGCGCTTTACTTTGATGCCGACCCTGATGGTATCCACCAACGTGAGGCCGAGATTCCTGCTGAGCTTTTGGATGAAGCCAAGGAAAAAAGGGAAGAAATGCTTGATGTCATCTCAATGGTAGATGATGACCTGATGGAAGCCATGCTGGAAGAGAATGTAACCAATGACCTCATTGTCAAGGCTATACGGAAAGCAACCATCGCCTTGAAGCTTTGTCCCGTACTCATCGGTTCAGCTTACAAGAACAAGGGCATTCCTCCTTTGATGGATGCTGTCAATGCATATTTGCCGAATCCTACAGAGGTTACCAACAAGGCTCTTGATTTGGACAAGAATGAAGAAGAGGTTGTCCTTAAGTCGGATGATACACTCCCGGCTGTTGTCCTGGCTTTCAAGCTTGAGGATGGACAGTATGGACAGTTGACCTATATCCGTATTTATCAGGGTAAGGTCAAGAAAGGTGATGAACTGTACAACACCCGTAGCCGCAAGAAGTTCAAGGTCGGACGTCTCATCCGTATGCATGCCAATACCATGGAAGATCTCCAGGAAGCCGGCTGCGGTGAAATTGCTGCCTTGTTTGGCATTGACTGTGCTTCAGGTGATACGTTCTGTTCTCCGGAGCTCAACTATTCCATGTCTTCCATGTTTGTCCCGAAGCCTGTCATTTCCCTTTCAATTACACCAAAGGATAAAAAAGCTGCTGACAATATGGCCAAGGCACTCAACCGCTTTACCAAGGAAGACCCGACGTTCCGTACTTATGTTGACCCTGAATCAAACCAGACCATCATCCAGGGAATGGGTGAATTGCATCTGGATGTCTACATCGAGAGAATGAAGAGGGAATACAATGCCGAGGTGACTCCTGGTAAGCCTGAGGTAGCCTATCGTGAAGCAATCAGCCAGAGAGCTGACTTCAACTATACGCATAAGAAGCAGACTGGTGGTTCCGGTCAGTATGCCCGTGTCGCAGGATACATAGAACCTCTTCCGGCTCCTGCTGAAGGTGAGGAAGTCAAGGACTATGAGTTCGTTGACGAGGTCAAGGGCGGAGCTATTCCTACCGAATACATTCCTTCCTGTGACAAGGGATTCCAGTTGGCTCTCAAGCGTGGTACACAGGTAGGCTTCCCGATTGTCAATGTCCGTGCAGTTGTCAATGATGGCGCATGGCACCCCGTTGACTCTTCCGATATGGCATTCCAGACTGCAGCACTCGGTGCATTCCGTGAGGCTTTTGAGAAAGCCAAGCCTGTTATTCTTGAGCCGATCATGCATGTGGAAATTCAGGGACCTTCTGAATTCCAAGGCAATATCTTCGGTGCCATCAACCAACGGCGTGGTATGATCATTTCTTCAACCGAGGATGATAACGTCAACTGCACTGTTGAAGCTGAAGTACCTCTTTCAGAGATGTTCGGTTTCTCTACAGTGCTCCGTTCCCTTACACAGGGTAAGGCGGAATTCACCATGGAACTAGCAAAGTATGGTAAGGTTCCGGCCAGCATATCTGATGAGCTGAAGCTTGCTTATCAGAAAAAGCGGCGTGAAGAACAGAAATAG
- a CDS encoding CarD family transcriptional regulator, which yields MSAAKKETIFSIGEHVVYPLQGVGIIKNIEERTFRGKVIQYYVIYLDISDMTVRIPIEKSKEMGIRPIVKPAEAEAAINSITKDYKPTPVDWKARYQMNVDLLKEGSIASIAKVVQTLYHRSKIKELPVQERRLYDSALRILIDETAYSLGRDKEEIQLLIFSKME from the coding sequence ATGAGTGCAGCAAAAAAAGAAACTATTTTTTCCATTGGTGAACATGTCGTCTACCCTTTGCAAGGAGTGGGAATCATCAAGAATATTGAGGAACGTACATTCAGAGGAAAAGTTATTCAATACTATGTCATCTATCTTGACATCTCCGATATGACGGTCAGGATTCCTATTGAAAAAAGCAAAGAAATGGGCATCCGTCCTATTGTCAAACCCGCAGAAGCAGAAGCTGCCATAAATTCGATTACAAAAGACTACAAACCCACGCCTGTCGACTGGAAAGCCCGTTATCAGATGAACGTCGACTTGCTGAAGGAAGGTTCCATTGCTTCAATTGCAAAAGTAGTACAGACATTGTACCACAGAAGCAAGATAAAGGAATTGCCAGTACAGGAAAGGCGCTTGTATGACAGTGCACTGAGAATACTTATTGACGAAACGGCCTATTCCCTGGGAAGAGACAAGGAAGAAATCCAGTTGCTTATATTCTCAAAGATGGAGTAG
- a CDS encoding alpha-glucosidase, which yields MEERKWWKEGIVYQIYPRSFMDSDGDGIGDLNGITSKLDYLKYLGIDIIWLCPIYKSPNYDNGYDISDYQAIMDEFGNMNDFNHLLKEAHARKLRIIMDLVVNHTSSEHEWFIESKSSKDNDKRDFYIWRDGKEDADGNRVPPNNWGSEFGGPAWQYDQQTGQYYLHLFTPQQPDLNWENRQVRNAVYKMMTWWGNKGIDGFRMDVITMISKKQSLPDGEPKGKYGDFYPYSVNGPRIHEFLKEMNGKVISKFDWMTVGEGPGASVFDAQRYTGSDRHELNMIFGFDHVNIGKDKPGNDYDLEPLDLVEWKKIWEKWQIGLEGTGWNSLYLQNHDQPRSVSRFGNDDPKYWQASAKMLALVLHMMKGTPYIYQGEEIGMTNRRWKDMNQFRDVAALNGYTYLQQAGYSETEALALVAKMSRDNARTPMQWTDGKQAGFTTGDKTWIGINENWEKINVKQQLSDPSSILQFYRLLINFRHNSRLVCYGKFTLLEKEDRNLFVYTRELEEEKMLVIANFTNQKQPYGLPDEFVDGRIMISNMDRIKLDKELELSPYEAMAIMKAKN from the coding sequence ATGGAAGAAAGAAAATGGTGGAAAGAAGGCATTGTCTATCAGATTTATCCACGTAGTTTCATGGATTCCGATGGTGACGGTATCGGAGACCTGAACGGGATCACCTCAAAGCTCGACTACCTGAAATATCTTGGTATCGATATCATCTGGTTATGCCCTATCTACAAAAGCCCGAACTATGACAACGGCTACGATATCAGTGATTATCAAGCTATCATGGATGAATTCGGCAACATGAATGATTTCAATCACCTGCTGAAAGAAGCCCATGCACGAAAGCTTAGGATAATCATGGACTTGGTAGTAAACCACACCAGCAGTGAACACGAATGGTTTATTGAAAGCAAGAGTTCCAAAGACAATGACAAGAGGGATTTTTACATATGGCGAGACGGCAAGGAGGATGCAGATGGCAACAGGGTTCCACCGAACAACTGGGGCAGTGAATTCGGCGGTCCAGCATGGCAATATGACCAACAGACCGGACAATACTATCTCCATCTTTTCACACCGCAGCAACCTGACTTGAACTGGGAGAACAGACAGGTCAGGAATGCAGTATATAAGATGATGACCTGGTGGGGCAACAAAGGTATCGATGGATTCAGGATGGATGTCATCACCATGATCAGCAAAAAGCAAAGTCTGCCGGACGGTGAACCAAAAGGAAAATATGGAGATTTTTACCCTTATTCCGTAAATGGTCCGAGAATTCATGAATTTCTCAAGGAAATGAACGGCAAGGTAATTTCCAAGTTCGACTGGATGACTGTCGGAGAAGGCCCGGGAGCTTCTGTCTTTGATGCTCAAAGATATACAGGATCTGACCGTCATGAACTGAACATGATTTTTGGATTCGATCATGTCAACATCGGAAAAGACAAACCAGGAAATGATTATGACCTCGAACCTCTTGACCTCGTGGAATGGAAAAAAATCTGGGAAAAATGGCAAATCGGACTGGAAGGAACCGGATGGAATTCACTTTATCTGCAGAACCATGACCAGCCACGCAGCGTTTCCCGATTCGGGAATGATGATCCGAAATATTGGCAGGCAAGTGCAAAAATGCTTGCTTTGGTACTCCATATGATGAAAGGAACCCCTTACATCTATCAGGGAGAGGAAATCGGTATGACCAACAGAAGATGGAAGGACATGAACCAATTCAGAGATGTAGCCGCCTTGAACGGTTATACATATCTGCAGCAGGCAGGCTACAGTGAAACGGAAGCCCTTGCTCTTGTAGCGAAGATGTCAAGAGACAATGCACGGACACCGATGCAATGGACTGATGGAAAACAGGCCGGTTTTACCACAGGTGACAAAACATGGATAGGTATCAACGAGAATTGGGAAAAAATAAATGTCAAGCAACAGCTCAGTGACCCATCTTCAATACTTCAGTTCTACAGGTTGCTGATAAACTTCAGACATAACAGCAGGTTGGTCTGCTATGGGAAATTCACGCTTCTCGAAAAAGAGGACAGGAACCTATTTGTCTATACAAGGGAACTTGAAGAAGAAAAGATGTTGGTCATCGCCAATTTCACAAACCAGAAGCAACCATACGGTCTCCCTGATGAATTCGTAGATGGTAGAATCATGATTTCAAATATGGATAGGATCAAGTTAGACAAAGAACTGGAACTTTCCCCTTATGAAGCAATGGCTATCATGAAAGCAAAAAACTGA
- a CDS encoding 2-C-methyl-D-erythritol 4-phosphate cytidylyltransferase: MSIPSFSAIIAAAGNSERFNGNASVSVKKEYLKIGEHTILYRATRPFLEVPSLKSIIVICPPGQKEECAIALEEIYEHCPVPVVLCNGGKTRQESVFLALQMLQRLEQQVSYVAIHDGARPFLESDLIIRGLATACVYGGSTPATAITDAVKRIDNNGTITSHENRTGLVCVQTPQIFDFQKILLAHEQARNNGKIYVDDTEIYADFNQEVGVFEGNPDNRKITFLDDIPDANAQIAAYAKAKEEGLKQSKIDQEFRRYLNQRKEPESNA, translated from the coding sequence ATGTCAATTCCAAGTTTTTCTGCCATCATCGCAGCAGCGGGCAATAGTGAAAGATTCAATGGGAATGCTTCTGTTTCTGTCAAAAAAGAATATTTGAAAATCGGAGAACATACGATTCTCTACAGGGCGACAAGACCATTCCTGGAAGTCCCTAGCCTCAAAAGCATCATAGTCATCTGCCCTCCTGGGCAAAAAGAGGAATGTGCCATAGCCTTGGAGGAAATTTATGAACACTGTCCCGTACCTGTAGTACTATGCAATGGGGGTAAAACACGTCAAGAATCGGTTTTCCTTGCCTTGCAGATGCTACAGAGACTTGAACAGCAGGTTTCTTATGTTGCCATCCATGATGGCGCAAGACCATTTTTGGAAAGTGACCTTATCATCCGAGGACTGGCAACGGCCTGTGTGTACGGAGGAAGTACACCTGCTACGGCAATAACCGATGCCGTCAAGAGGATAGATAACAACGGAACCATAACAAGCCATGAAAACCGAACGGGTCTGGTTTGTGTCCAAACTCCTCAGATTTTTGATTTCCAAAAGATTCTTCTCGCTCATGAGCAGGCAAGAAACAATGGCAAGATTTATGTAGACGATACAGAAATCTATGCAGATTTCAACCAAGAAGTCGGAGTATTTGAAGGTAATCCAGACAATCGCAAGATCACATTCCTAGATGACATTCCCGATGCAAACGCACAGATTGCTGCATATGCAAAGGCAAAGGAAGAAGGCCTCAAGCAAAGTAAGATAGACCAGGAATTCCGCAGGTACCTCAACCAAAGAAAGGAACCGGAAAGCAATGCTTAG
- the ispF gene encoding 2-C-methyl-D-erythritol 2,4-cyclodiphosphate synthase → MLRIGEGWDIHKLVQGAPLKIGGITVPSAKGESAHSDGDVLLHAIIDAIFGAFADGDIGSHFPDTDPSYKDCNSMVLLYKTLALHPFVLANLDCTILLQEPKLQPFILSIRQKLATALKVPTSSISVKAKTAEHIGAVGAGDAIIAKAVILLESK, encoded by the coding sequence ATGCTTAGAATCGGTGAAGGATGGGATATACATAAGCTGGTACAGGGTGCTCCTCTGAAAATCGGAGGGATTACTGTTCCGTCCGCCAAGGGAGAATCTGCGCACAGTGACGGCGATGTATTGCTGCATGCAATCATCGATGCAATCTTCGGTGCCTTTGCAGACGGTGATATCGGTTCCCATTTTCCGGATACTGATCCTAGCTATAAGGATTGCAACAGCATGGTCCTTCTCTACAAAACATTGGCACTGCATCCTTTTGTTCTAGCTAATCTCGACTGTACAATCCTCCTGCAGGAGCCGAAACTACAGCCTTTCATCCTTTCTATCCGACAAAAGCTAGCAACTGCGCTGAAAGTGCCGACGTCTTCAATTTCCGTAAAAGCCAAGACAGCAGAACACATAGGGGCCGTAGGTGCCGGCGATGCTATCATTGCAAAGGCTGTCATCCTTTTGGAAAGCAAATAA
- a CDS encoding flavin reductase family protein encodes MIKEIPYEEAAPELIRQLGNGGAFLTVRNGKAVNAMTIGWAEIGRIWNCPILTVMVRYSRFSYSLIDQSCCFTVSVPADGCLKKELAFFGTKSGRDMDKFARTGLETEPAQSIDCPVLSACHLFFECKTVYRQAMEPATLLADIKEKSYADNDYHVLFFGEIEKAYRKI; translated from the coding sequence ATGATCAAAGAAATTCCATATGAAGAGGCTGCTCCTGAACTGATCAGGCAGCTTGGCAACGGCGGTGCCTTCCTTACGGTCAGGAATGGCAAGGCAGTCAATGCCATGACAATCGGATGGGCTGAAATCGGGCGGATCTGGAATTGCCCTATTTTGACGGTTATGGTCCGCTATTCCCGTTTTTCCTATTCTCTGATAGATCAGTCTTGTTGCTTTACTGTCAGTGTTCCTGCAGATGGTTGCCTGAAGAAAGAACTTGCCTTCTTCGGGACAAAGTCCGGCAGGGATATGGATAAGTTTGCACGGACAGGACTTGAAACTGAACCGGCACAGTCAATTGACTGTCCTGTTCTTTCCGCTTGTCACTTGTTTTTTGAATGCAAGACAGTTTATCGGCAAGCAATGGAACCTGCAACTCTTCTTGCAGACATCAAGGAAAAGAGCTATGCAGACAACGATTATCATGTACTTTTTTTCGGTGAAATAGAAAAAGCATACAGGAAGATATGA
- the pheT gene encoding phenylalanine--tRNA ligase subunit beta — translation MPKIETTEKNFFRLLGKPYTDEELEAIFPVAKAELDGHSDGIIKIELNDTNRPDLWSAAGVARQINCYKTSEVPLYDFFSTIQETMDNEGRCMYVKHAPEKRKYSIGFAVTGHKVTEDDLLTLIQSQEKLCTNYGRKRKTIAMGIYRSDLINYPVHYEAADPDQTKFIPLGMDEELTLRQICKKHPKGIEYGPLVENDPLYPYLFDDKGETLSFPPVINSARIGAVKVGDENLFIEMSGPILRNLLLVAAIMSCDMVDMGFTILPVKVFFDEETEFGKEITVPFYYQSPIKCTMEEVHRTLGEPLTGKQVIASLRKMGIYAIQEGDEIYATVPEYRDDFLHAADLVEDVIIGYGLENFIPELPHDFTMGRLSPVEELSRKIRDIMVGFGFQEMMYNYLGSKKEFIDNMCVDGKDYIQIANPMSENYGYVRPSVLPSLLESEGVSASASFPHKIFEVGKIAYLYPEDNSGTITRDSLGLLAADSVMGYNEISSLVYNLMYFLKVDYTLAPLDGDSRFIEGRCAKVVSGDKVIGCFGEVHPQVLENWGCGMPTVACELDVDDLLEIHG, via the coding sequence ATGCCTAAGATTGAAACCACAGAAAAGAATTTTTTCAGATTGCTCGGCAAACCTTATACGGACGAAGAACTTGAGGCAATATTTCCTGTCGCGAAGGCCGAACTTGACGGACATAGCGATGGAATCATAAAGATTGAACTGAATGATACCAACAGGCCTGACCTTTGGTCTGCGGCCGGTGTAGCAAGGCAGATTAACTGTTACAAGACTTCAGAAGTCCCCCTGTATGATTTTTTCTCAACGATACAGGAAACCATGGACAATGAGGGCCGGTGCATGTATGTGAAGCATGCTCCCGAGAAAAGGAAGTACTCGATTGGCTTTGCTGTTACCGGACATAAAGTCACTGAGGATGATTTGCTGACCTTGATTCAGAGTCAGGAAAAGCTCTGTACCAACTATGGAAGGAAGCGCAAGACCATTGCCATGGGTATTTACCGCAGTGATCTGATTAACTATCCGGTCCACTATGAGGCGGCCGATCCTGATCAGACAAAATTTATCCCGTTGGGGATGGATGAGGAATTGACGCTTCGGCAGATATGCAAGAAACATCCGAAAGGTATCGAGTATGGTCCCTTGGTTGAAAATGATCCGCTTTATCCTTACTTGTTCGATGACAAGGGCGAGACATTGTCTTTTCCTCCGGTAATCAATAGTGCAAGGATAGGAGCCGTGAAAGTGGGAGATGAGAACCTGTTCATTGAAATGAGCGGTCCTATCCTCAGGAATTTGCTTTTGGTTGCAGCTATCATGTCCTGTGACATGGTTGATATGGGATTCACCATTCTACCGGTAAAAGTCTTTTTTGATGAAGAAACTGAATTTGGTAAGGAAATTACCGTCCCGTTTTACTATCAGTCACCGATCAAGTGTACCATGGAAGAGGTGCATAGGACATTAGGTGAGCCGCTTACAGGCAAACAGGTCATCGCTTCTTTGCGGAAGATGGGAATCTATGCAATACAGGAAGGTGATGAAATTTATGCCACAGTGCCTGAATACCGTGATGATTTCCTTCATGCGGCAGATTTAGTCGAAGATGTCATCATCGGCTACGGGCTTGAAAATTTTATTCCGGAGCTGCCGCATGACTTTACCATGGGGCGTCTTTCTCCCGTAGAAGAGCTTTCAAGGAAAATCAGAGATATCATGGTTGGCTTTGGCTTCCAGGAAATGATGTATAACTACCTCGGTTCCAAGAAGGAATTCATTGACAACATGTGCGTCGATGGCAAGGACTATATACAGATTGCGAACCCAATGAGTGAAAACTACGGCTATGTAAGGCCGTCGGTACTGCCAAGCTTGCTTGAGAGCGAAGGTGTCAGTGCCAGTGCTTCATTCCCTCATAAGATTTTTGAAGTAGGGAAGATTGCTTATCTGTATCCGGAAGATAACAGTGGTACCATTACCCGGGATTCTTTGGGATTATTGGCAGCTGATTCCGTCATGGGCTACAATGAGATAAGCTCTTTGGTCTATAATTTGATGTATTTCCTTAAAGTTGATTATACTTTGGCTCCATTGGATGGTGATTCCCGTTTCATCGAAGGTCGTTGTGCAAAGGTTGTTTCCGGTGATAAAGTCATTGGTTGTTTCGGTGAAGTCCATCCCCAGGTCTTGGAGAATTGGGGATGTGGAATGCCTACGGTTGCATGTGAACTGGACGTAGATGACTTGCTGGAAATCCATGGATAA
- a CDS encoding phenylalanine--tRNA ligase subunit alpha — protein MDIDVKKLHPLEVRLLRHVCPGEPITSDRIIAELGYNVGQCNQAFSWLGAKGYVAEMSRKTRILFELTELGREQQKTGTPSRRIFTYLGEHGAATLPEIAEALGLEKSTVGSAFGALSKARVAKMNEQKQALLVSDKLPEEEQMLADLLGKGLANPIDKEDLQPVQQKLLDRNSKKRGIGSVPFRMTEKEEIVYELTKEGAAAKEAVLAAHLSGEELGAVTQDILSSGSWKEASFRPYGLNAPTSRLIPGRHNPYGAYLQWVKDKLISLGFEEFDGPLVENEFWNGDALFMPQFHSARDIHDVYYIKEPRHCKEIEEPWLTNVAQTHMNGGNTGSRGWGYAFDHEFTRRQVMRSQGTVLSAHQLTKAKVPGKYFGIVRCFRYDQVDATHGADFYQTEGIVLGKDVNLKTLLGLLKLFAEEIAGAEEVKYVPGYFPFTEPSIEVHIKHPVLGWFELGGSGIFRPEVTKPLGIDVPVLAWGLGIDRMALMHLGLNDLRELFTPDIESVRNRRGN, from the coding sequence ATGGACATTGATGTAAAGAAATTGCATCCCCTTGAAGTCCGTCTGCTCAGACATGTATGTCCGGGTGAACCGATTACCTCGGACAGAATCATTGCAGAACTGGGTTACAATGTGGGGCAATGCAACCAAGCTTTCAGCTGGCTTGGTGCGAAAGGCTACGTGGCGGAAATGAGTCGAAAGACCCGCATTCTCTTTGAGTTGACAGAACTTGGTCGTGAACAACAGAAGACAGGTACCCCTTCCCGACGCATCTTTACATACTTGGGTGAGCATGGCGCTGCCACGCTTCCCGAAATTGCTGAAGCCCTAGGATTGGAAAAGAGTACTGTAGGGTCAGCTTTCGGTGCACTTTCCAAGGCGAGAGTTGCAAAGATGAATGAGCAGAAGCAGGCTTTGCTTGTCAGTGACAAGCTCCCTGAAGAAGAGCAGATGCTTGCCGATTTACTGGGAAAAGGCCTTGCAAACCCTATCGACAAGGAAGACCTGCAACCTGTCCAACAGAAATTGCTTGATAGGAATTCAAAGAAACGAGGTATAGGCAGTGTTCCCTTCAGGATGACTGAAAAGGAAGAAATTGTCTATGAATTGACAAAAGAGGGTGCAGCGGCCAAGGAAGCTGTGCTTGCAGCACATCTGAGCGGTGAAGAGCTGGGTGCAGTTACCCAGGATATCCTGTCTTCCGGCAGTTGGAAGGAGGCTTCCTTCCGTCCATATGGACTCAATGCCCCGACTTCACGGTTGATTCCTGGCAGGCACAATCCTTATGGTGCTTATCTGCAATGGGTAAAGGACAAATTGATTTCCTTGGGATTCGAGGAATTTGACGGTCCTCTGGTAGAAAACGAGTTCTGGAACGGTGATGCACTTTTCATGCCGCAGTTCCACAGTGCGCGTGATATCCATGATGTGTATTATATCAAGGAACCTCGCCATTGCAAGGAAATTGAGGAACCTTGGCTGACCAATGTCGCACAGACCCATATGAATGGCGGTAACACGGGTTCAAGAGGCTGGGGATATGCCTTTGACCATGAGTTCACGCGACGTCAGGTAATGCGAAGCCAGGGGACGGTACTTTCTGCCCATCAGCTGACCAAGGCAAAAGTTCCAGGAAAGTATTTCGGCATTGTCCGTTGCTTCCGTTATGATCAGGTTGATGCGACCCATGGTGCAGATTTTTATCAGACTGAGGGTATCGTGCTTGGCAAGGATGTCAATCTCAAGACTTTGCTTGGCTTGCTCAAGCTTTTTGCTGAAGAGATTGCGGGAGCCGAGGAAGTCAAATATGTACCTGGCTATTTCCCATTTACGGAACCTTCCATTGAGGTACACATCAAGCATCCTGTGCTGGGATGGTTCGAGTTGGGAGGAAGTGGCATCTTCCGCCCAGAAGTAACCAAACCGTTGGGCATTGATGTGCCGGTCCTCGCTTGGGGACTTGGCATTGACAGAATGGCGCTTATGCATCTTGGACTCAATGATCTGCGGGAACTTTTTACGCCTGATATCGAAAGTGTGCGTAACAGGAGGGGGAACTGA
- a CDS encoding HIT family protein: MDTVFDKIIKGEIPSVKIHEDESCVVIMDINPVVKGHCLVISRISYPNFTDCPTAQLSHMMEIAKSVDKKLRKTTGCEGTNIVINNGAAAGQAIPHLHIHVIPRFSAGTKITFPHESYKDNNEMQKLGAQLKF, encoded by the coding sequence ATGGATACAGTATTCGATAAAATCATAAAGGGTGAAATTCCCTCAGTAAAAATTCATGAAGACGAGTCATGCGTAGTCATCATGGATATCAATCCGGTTGTCAAAGGCCATTGCCTTGTGATAAGTCGCATAAGTTACCCCAATTTCACTGATTGTCCTACAGCCCAGCTCAGCCATATGATGGAAATAGCAAAGTCAGTAGACAAGAAACTGAGGAAGACAACAGGCTGTGAAGGAACCAATATCGTCATCAACAACGGTGCTGCTGCAGGGCAGGCAATACCTCATCTGCATATACATGTAATTCCTCGCTTTTCTGCAGGGACAAAAATCACCTTCCCTCATGAAAGCTACAAGGACAACAATGAAATGCAGAAGCTGGGTGCCCAGCTTAAGTTCTGA